One Maribacter sp. HTCC2170 genomic window, GTGTGCAATATCTGCCATTAATATGGCATCAACACTATCGGCAATTTCACGAAAACGTTTAAAGTCCATATCCCGTGAATAAGCCGATGCTCCTGCAATAATCAAATTTGGTCTTTCTTTTTCGGCAATTTCCTGAATCTTATCATAATTTAAAATACCTGTTTCGGCTTCTACTCCATAAAAAACGGGGTTATATAATTTTCCAGAAAAATTGACCGGAGAACCATGCGTTAAATGTCCACCATGAGAAAGGTCAAAACCTAAAATCTTATCCCCTGGCTTTAAAAAAGCATGGAATACAGCGGCATTTGCCTGTGAACCAGAATGAGGCTGTACATTGGCATAAGCAGCACCAAATAGTTCCTTGGCTCTATCAATGGCAATTTGCTCAACTTGATCAACCACTTCGCAACCACCATAATATCTTTTACCAGGATAGCCTTCGGCATATTTATTGGTTAGTACGGACCCAGCAGCTTCCATCACCTGCGGACTGGTAAAATTTTCCGATGCTATGAGCTCAATTCCGTTTAATTGCCTTTCTTTTTCTTCTTCTATTAAATCAAAAATAAGTTGGTCGCGTTGCATATTACTAGTTCTGTTAAATGAGCGGTAAAAATACAAATTGCCAATTGGTTATTAATAGAAAATAATATATTTGATAAGGAATTTATCAAACACAAATTAACAATCGATTTATGTCTATTACCGCAAATAATCCAAGTTTAAAAACATGGGTTCCTACTCATGAAAACACTGACTTCCCCATTCAAAATATTCCATTTGGAGTTTTTTTGACCAGAGATGATATCATTACAATTGGAACCAGAATCGGAGATACAGCAATTGACTTAGGCGCAATGCACCAATTGGGATACTTTGAAGGTATCCCGTTAACCGATGATATTTTCCTTCAAGACACCTTGAATGATTTTATTTCCGACGGAAAAAAAACTTGGAGACTTGTACGAAATCGTATTAGTTCTATCTTCAATATTGAAAACAAAACACTACAGAATAATCAAGATCACAGGAACACCGTTCTTTTTGATATTGATGAAATAGAAATGCAATTACCAGTACAAATAGGCGATTATACTGATTTTTATTCAAGTCGCGAGCATGCAACAAATGTTGGCACTATGTTTCGTGATCCCGAGAATGCGCTAATGCCCAACTGGCTTCACATACCGGTTGGTTATCATGGAAGAAGTTCTACCATTATTCCGAGTGGAGTTCCAGTACATAGACCAACAGGACAAACCATGCCAAAGGGAGCAACAGAACCTGTTTTTGGACCATCAAGATTAGTGGACTTTGAATTGGAAATGGCCTTTATCACTACTGATGCCAACAAAATGGGCGAATCTATCTCTGTCAATGAAGCCGAGAATCACATTTTTGGTATGGTTTTGTTCAATGATTGGAGTGCACGTGATATACAGAAGTGGGAATATGTTCCGTTAGGCCCTTTCTTGGCCAAGAGTTTCGCTTCTTCAATCTCGCCATGGATCATAACCCTAGATGCTTTGGAGCCCTATCGAGCTAAGAGTCCTAGCCAAAATCCAGAACCTTTACCTTATTTAACTCAAAGTGGCGATCATAGTTTTGATATTCAACTGGAATTAGACATTGTTACTGATAAAGGTGTCTCAACTACAGTTTCAAAATCTAATTTCAAATATATGTATTGGACCATGGCCCAGCAATTGGCTCACCATACAGTAAATGGCTGTAAAGTCAATAGTGGAGATATGATGGGCAGTGGAACCATTTCTGGCCCTACACCCGATTCTTATGGCTCTATGCTCGAACTGGCTTGGCAAGGCACCAAACCAGTTGAACTAAATGATGGTAGCGAACGAAAGTTTATTCATGACAATGATACCGTTGTAATTAGGGGCTTTTGTGAAAAAAACGGTCAAAAACTAGGTTTTGGTGAAGTGTCCACAAAATTACTCCCGGCATTCGAATCCAATTCCAACAAATAATACACAAAAAGGTTTTTTCAACGAGACAATACGATAGTTTATCGTTTTACGTTATCAACAAAGACAGTTTTGGCACGAGTGTTGAAATTGTACATTGAAACGGTAAATCTAAATGTCATGAGAAAAATTTTACTATTAAGCGGAATTTTACTTTTTCTTATTGCCTGTGGTGGTGTCAAAAAGACCCAACAGGCCGTAAACACTGGTAATTATTTGAACGCCATCAACAATGCCGTTCAAAAACTGTCCAACAATAAAGACAAAAAAGGAAATCAAACCTATGTTCTTTTATTAGAGGAAGCTTTCCAAAAGAATGTGGAAAGAGAGATGGAGCATATTGCTTACCTCAAAAAAGATGGCAACCCTGCCAATCTTGAGGCAATATACAATGGTTATAAAAACTTGAATCGTATTCAAGAAACCATTAGACCTTTACTCCCTTTGCAAATACAAGAGGAGAAAAGATACGCAGAATTTGCTCTTATTAATTACAATACCAACATAATTGCGGCAAAGGAAGAACTTTCCTCCTATTTATACCAAAATGCATTGGGTCTATTGAAAAACGCCAGCAATAAATGGGATTACAGAAAGTCTTTCGATGATTTTGTTTACTTAAATGAAATAAATCCAGGTTATTCTGATAGCAAGGATAAAATGGAGGAAGCATATGACAAAGGTCAAGATTATGTGAAAGTTGGTATGATCAACAACACAGAAAAAATTATTCCTGTGAAGTTAGAAGAGGAGTTATTAAACTTCAACACCTTTGGATTAGAAGATAAATGGACAAAGTACCATACCAATCATCTTTCCAGTATTTCATATGATTATGACATGCAGATTGAATTGAGAGACATTAACATCTCTCCAGAGCGGGTAAATGAAAAACAAATCATAAAAGAAAAGCAAATCAAGGATGGTTACCAATATGCGTTGGACAATGACGGTAATGTTGTAAAAGATAGCTTAGGTAATAAGATAAAAGTGGACAAGTTCAAAACAGTGAAATGTAACTTTTATCAATTTACACAATTCAAAACTGCGCAAGTTGCAGGCTTGGTTAGCTTTTTAGACTTGGAAACAAAACAACAACTAAACTCCTACCCATTATCAAGTGAGTTTGTTTTTGAACACGTATATGCCAATTATGATGGTGACAAAAGGGCTTTGGACAATGATTTAGTTTCACTGCTGAATCTAGCGGCAATACCATTCCCGACTAATGAACAAATGGTCTATGATGCAGGTGAAGACCTTAAAAATAGATTAAAAGGTATTGTTACCAGTCATAGGTTCAACTAATAAAAAAGGCCCCGATAAAATATCGGGGCCTTTTTTATTATATATATTCACTTAGCCCTACATCATTGATGCCCCCATGAGAACTATGTGCTATTGCAACTCCATTTCGAATAACAAGTAGCTGTGGCGACTGGTGCATTACTTGGAATTTATATCCTGTTTCATTTGACACTTCTCTATAACTATGCAAATCCAAATAATAAACATCAAATTGCTCTTCTGAAAATTCATAGCTATTATTAAAAGTATTTAATACCATCCTGCTTATCCCACAAGTTGTAGAATGTTTGAAAATAAGCTGCGTTTTATCACTTGATTTTTCTGCAATTTCATCCAATTGATCAACAGACACCAATGGTTTCCAAGGTACCCTGTGGCCAGTTTTTCCATCATCATCTTTTGTCTTTCCAAATAGATTATTGAATAATCCCATATTTCATTTTTGTTTTAAGTCGCATAAAGAGTAATTCCTTACTACTGCCGAAATGTCCTGATTCTGTTAGATTTAAACGCCATTTTGTCTGCTTGATTCGCTTGGTAGGGTTGTTGACATTAATGAACCAAAAGTAAACTATAACTAGAAAACACTATAAAATGAACTTTAATAATTTCACAATAAAATCACAGGAGGCCATTCAACTCGCCCAGCAAGTTGCACAAGAAAGGGAGCATCAGCAAATTGAAAACGAACATATTTTTAAGGCAATTTCACAAGTAGATGAAAATGTTTTACCATTTATTTTGAAAAAACTAAGCGTTAATTCAAACTTATTGAATCAGATTCTTGAAAAAGAACTGGAAAGTTTGCCAAAAGTTTCTGGAGGCGAAATCATGGTTTCCCGAGAGGCAGGCAAAAGCTTGACCGAAGCAGGTATTATCGCCAAAAAAATGGAAGATGAGTTTGTTTCAATTGAACACCTGTTACTTGCCATTTTAAAATCCAAAAGCAAGATTTCGCAAATACTAAAAGATCAAGGGGTAACCGAAAAGGATCTTAAGGCTGCCATTGAAGAACTTCGCAAAGGCGGAAAAGTCACCTCACAGAGTGCAGAAGAAACATACAACTCTTTGGAAAAGTATGCTAGAAACCTAAACCAAATGGCAGATAGCGGTAAGCTAGATCCTGTCATTGGGCGTGATGAAGAAATTCGACGCATTCTTCAGATACTTTCGAGAAGAACCAAAAATAACCCCATGCTCGTAGGTGAACCCGGTGTGGGTAAGACAGCAATTGCCGAAGGATTAGCCCATAGAATAATTCAGGGTGATATTCCCGAAAACCTAAAAGATAAAATTATCTATTCTTTGGATATGGGTGCACTTATTGCCGGAGCAAAATATAAGGGTGAGTTTGAAGAACGATTGAAAGCCGTAATAAAGGAAGTTACTTCTTCCGATGGGAACATTGTTTTGTTTATTGATGAAATCCACACCCTTGTAGGTGCTGGAGGCGGTCAAGGAGCAATGGATGCAGCGAACATACTTAAACCAGCACTGGCAAGAGGTGAACTTAGGGCGATTGGTGCCACTACTTTGGATGAATATCAAAAGTACTTTGAAAAAGACAAAGCCTTAGAAAGAAGATTTCAAAAAGTAGTGGTCAATGAACCAGAAACTGAAAGTGCGATTTCCATATTGAGAGGAATCAAAGAAAAATATGAGGCACACCACAAAGTTCGTATTAAGGACGAAGCAGTAATTGCTGCTGTTGAACTTTCTCAACGCTATATTACCAATCGCTTTTTGCCAGACAAGGCTATTGACCTAATCGACGAGGCTGCCTCTAAACTGAGAATGGAAATCAACTCAAAGCCTGAGGAACTAGATGTACTTGATAGAAAAATAATGCAACTTGAGATTGAAATTGAGGCAATCAAACGTGAAGATGACAAGGCCAAGTTAAAACTATTAAATGTTGATCTTGCTAATTATAAGGAAAAACGAAATGGAGTTTTTGCTAAATGGGAAAGTGAAAAATCTGTCGTAGATGCTATTCAAAAAGCTAAACAGGACATTGAAGACCATAAACTAGAAGCTGAACGTGCCGAAAGAAGTGGTGACTACGGAAAAGTTGCCGAGCTTAGATATGGAAAAATTAAAGAAGCTCAGGAGAATTTGGACGTTTTGCAAAATGAACTTCTAGAGCAACAGAAAGGAGATACACTCATAAAAGAAGAAGTCACCAATGAGGACATAGCTGAAGTCGTTGCCAAATGGACAGGGATTCCCTTAACTAAAATGCTTCAAAGTGAGCGGGAAAAATTGTTAAAGCTTGAAGAAGTGTTACATAAACGAGTAGTTGGTCAAGAAGAGGCCATACAGGCAGTTTCAGATGCCATTCGAAGAAGTAGAGCGGGGTTACAAGATACTAAAAAGCCAATCGGATCTTTCCTTTTCTTAGGAACAACCGGTGTTGGTAAAACTGAGCTTGCAAAAACCCTAGCGGCCTATTTATTCGATGACGAAAATGCAATGACCAGAATAGATATGAGTGAATATCAAGAAAGGCACTCTGTAAGTAGATTGGTTGGTGCACCTCCAGGATATGTGGGTTATGACGAAGGTGGCCAGTTAACAGAAGCCGTTAGAAGAAGACCTTATTCAGTAGTATTATTGGATGAAATTGAAAAAGCACACCCAGATACTTTCAATATTCTGTTGCAAGTACTTGATGAAGGAAGGCTAACTGACAACAAAGGTAGAGTCGCTGATTTCAAAAACACAATAATCATTATGACCAGTAATATGGGCAGTCATATTATTCAAGAAAAGTTTGAAAACAATAAAGACATCCATAGTGCTTCGGAGACTGCCAGAATTGAAGTTCTAGGTTTATTGAGAAAAACAATTCGACCAGAATTCCTTAATAGAATTGATGACATTATTATGTTCACTCCTTTAAGTAAATCAGATATAACCCAGATTGTGGTTCTTCAAATAGAGCAATTGAAAAAAATGCTCAGTAAGCAGCATATAACAATTGATGCCACCAATGAGGCAATCACACATCTCGCTAATAAGGGTTATGACCCGCAATATGGGGCCAGACCCATTAAAAGAGTAATACAAAAAGAGGTGCTAAATAGTCTGTCCAAAGAATTGTTGAGTGGATCCATAAAAACTGACAGCATAGTTTTGATAGATTCTTTTGATGACCAACTGGTCTTTAGAAACCAAAGTGAATTAGTGAATTAATTTATTTTATCATATAAAAAGGCATTCGTAAACTGAATGCCTTTTTTTATCAAAAATATATACCATACAGTATATAGTTTTTTTTATATTCGTATAAAATAGCCATCCAATGACCACAAAAGCCGAAAGAACTACCGCTTTTATAATTGAAACTGTTGCACCAGTCTTTAATAAGCACGGTTATATTGGCACGAGTATGAGCGATTTGACAGAAGCGACAGGTCTTACAAAAGGTGCCCTTTATGGTAATTTTGAAAACAAGGAAGCTTTGGCATTAGCGGCCTACGAATACAGTATCGACAAATTGCTTTTAGAGATTGATAGTCGATTGAATATTGAAGGAGGTTCTCTGGAAAAGCTTTTCTCTCTCACAAAATTTTATCGAAATTACGATGTTTTCACTAACGAAATGGGAGGATGCCCCGTTTTGAATGTTGGTGTTGACGCACAACATAATAACAAACAATTAGCAGCTGCGGCAAGTGAAACCGTCAAAACAATTGAAGGAAAGATTGCTCTGATCCTTGAAAATGGAGTCAATAATAATGAACTTCGATTACCGGTACCTCCCCTACAATTTGCGAAACAATTGTACACTATGCTTCAAGGTGCTATTACAATGAGTACCATTACAAAAGATCGTAAATACCTTATGAACACAGTTGCCTATATAGAGGTCTTGGTTAAGAAAGAAATTAAGAAGTAAACATTTATCTTATTTCGCTACCACCCTATAAATCCAGGTTTTCTCAGCATAACGACCATTAAATTTTCCATCTCTAGCTTTTCTTGCTTCCCCCATGGTATCATATCGTTCTAGATATACATAATTATACTTATTACGGCTTCTAAAGAACGATTTAGGCTGTAAACCTTTTTTATTTAGGTCAGCCATAAAAGCATCGAAATATCTCTTAGTTCCAAAAACGTTCGCTATTAAGTAATAACCTGGAGTAAGACCATCTTCACCAACAACCTCCTCATATTTCTCACCAGCCTGTGGCTTATCCTCCTCTGTCTTCTGCGCAATTTCAGCTAATCTCGCTTTTTCCTTAGCAGCTGCTTCGGCAGCAACCTTGATTGCATTTATAGAATCAACCTTTCTTTGTATTTCTTTTTGTTGTGCATCGGCCAATGCGTCTGCTTCCTTCGCTTTTTTAATTGAATCCTGCCTAACTTGTTCTTTTTGCTTATTTACCTCCGCAATCGATTTTGCTTTGTTAGCAGCAGTAATTGAGTCTAAGCGTTTCTGCTTTGTTATCCTTTGTAATGCTAAAGCTTCTTTCTGCTTCGATCTGCTAATAGAATCTGCCTTTCGATTCTGTTCCTTCTTTAAATCGGCAGCTAAATCAGCTTCTTTCTTAACTAAAGCAAGTGAATCTCTTGTTTTTCTTTTTAATTCTTTGGCTTGCTGCTGCTTCTCTTTTTTAAGGGCTAAAGTTTCTGCTTTCGACAATTCATCTTTTATCTTTTCATTCTCAGCAATCTCTTCCAATGACTCTTCTTTAGGTTCTTCGAACGATTTAATCTTTTTTCTTGGTTTAATTCTTCCAAAATCAAAAGAAGTAACCAATTCAAAAGTAGGGTCTTTTTCTTTTAATCCAGATTCAGTACCAAATTCTGCCAAGACCCCAAGTGAAAATCTATTAAAAAACTTACCACCGCCTCCAATGGAAATTCCATAAAAACTATTATATCCGGCTTGGGCCCAAAACCTATTAGTAATAAGGCTTGTGTTCAACCCGATTTGTTTGCTAAACCCAGGTATGGCCTTGAAATAAATAACAGGGCTAATAAATGCCGAATTTTCTAATTCACCTACACTTAAAGGAAAAACATAGCCTACTGTACCCAGAATAATCTTATCCGCAGAAAATGGACTATTTTCCTTAGTAGTAATGTTATATCCAATCAAATTTTCAGATACAAGACCCAAACTAAGCTTGTCATATCTAAAGAGTATACCTGGAGCAATTTGAACTATAAAATCTTCTGTATTGCTTTGTAAGGGCAATTGTATTTGAGGATCTATCTGGAAACGGTCATCTGCCAACTGATTTAAGTAAGCAAAAACATTTATTCCTAAAGAAATCTGCACATTATCAGCGAAATCATATGTCCTTGAATAATTAACAACACCCCCAGTGTTTAAGTAAACCCCTGTATTATGCTGGTAAAAACCTACCCCCATTGATGATGAATCATCTAATCTACCCGTGTAATTTAGAAACAAAGTGGTTGGGTCACCATCTATCATTTGCCATTGCCAACGAGTCCATAGTCCTATGGATTGAGAACTTTCGTAGTTGCTCGAGAATGCCGGATTGAAAAGAACAGAGTTACTACTTGTAAGATTATGCTGCCTCAAATCTAAAGGAAGGCCAACTTCTTGTGAATTCATTGCACAGGCAATCAAAAAAAATAAAATAGAGAGTTTGGCTTTTGGCATATGCAAAAAAACGAAAAACCATGGGTTTTACATACTTTTTTAGGGTATTTTTAGTTAGATTAAAAGAAATATCCTAACCAAACTAATTATCTATTATGAAGGTTTTAAAAACGTTATTCATTTTTGTTTTTGTATTAAGTGTTTTAAGTTGTGAAGACGAACCTAAGATTGAAGATAGTGTTTCAACTTTTTATTTTATTAGACATGCAGAAAAAGACAGGTCTGACAAAGAAAATATTGATCCAGAATTAACCCAAGATGGTTTGGGCAGGGCAATGCATTGGGCAGAAATTATCGATGATGTACCTATTGATGCGATTTACACTACAGATTATGAACGAACCCAGATGACGGCTGCGCCTTCTGCGGTAAAAAAGAATCTAACTGTGCAGATTTATGATCCCAGAACCATCGACATCGAACAATTCAAAGCAGATAACTTAAATAAAAAAGTTCTAGTTGTGGGGCATAGCAACACTACACCAGACTTTGTTAACAAAATGATCGGTCAAGAAAAATACAGTCAAATTGATGATCATCAAAACGGTAGCCTTTTTATTGTTGAAATTGTAAATGATATTGCTACCGATATGCGATTGAACTTTAATTGTAACTGCTCGGACTAATTATTATATTTTTTAATTCAATGCGGGATAACAACTCTAACTCACCTTTAATGAACAAACTGTCTATTTTGTAAATAGATTGATTTTTAAGCTTCGGTTTCAAGTTTTTGTAATCTACAAAGCGAATACCACTAACTATTCTTTCATTGTAGGCCTCTCTAAATCTTAATCCACCGTCATTCACATGAAACTCATAGGCTAAATAGTCTGGCTTTAATGTTTTTACATTAAACCAATAAATATACACGTCATCAAAATCGTCGCCACCATTTTCTTGGCTAAACGTCACTTTTATTTTATAATATTCTTTATCCTTTATCACAATTTCACCCAAATATTCTTTCTTAACAGCAGGATCATTCAATCCGTAAGGTAAATAAGCAAAATAGTGAACCGAATTCACCGAGTTACCATATGAAT contains:
- the ytxJ gene encoding bacillithiol system redox-active protein YtxJ yields the protein MGLFNNLFGKTKDDDGKTGHRVPWKPLVSVDQLDEIAEKSSDKTQLIFKHSTTCGISRMVLNTFNNSYEFSEEQFDVYYLDLHSYREVSNETGYKFQVMHQSPQLLVIRNGVAIAHSSHGGINDVGLSEYI
- a CDS encoding TetR/AcrR family transcriptional regulator, with translation MTTKAERTTAFIIETVAPVFNKHGYIGTSMSDLTEATGLTKGALYGNFENKEALALAAYEYSIDKLLLEIDSRLNIEGGSLEKLFSLTKFYRNYDVFTNEMGGCPVLNVGVDAQHNNKQLAAAASETVKTIEGKIALILENGVNNNELRLPVPPLQFAKQLYTMLQGAITMSTITKDRKYLMNTVAYIEVLVKKEIKK
- a CDS encoding SixA phosphatase family protein; the protein is MKVLKTLFIFVFVLSVLSCEDEPKIEDSVSTFYFIRHAEKDRSDKENIDPELTQDGLGRAMHWAEIIDDVPIDAIYTTDYERTQMTAAPSAVKKNLTVQIYDPRTIDIEQFKADNLNKKVLVVGHSNTTPDFVNKMIGQEKYSQIDDHQNGSLFIVEIVNDIATDMRLNFNCNCSD
- the clpB gene encoding ATP-dependent chaperone ClpB, which encodes MNFNNFTIKSQEAIQLAQQVAQEREHQQIENEHIFKAISQVDENVLPFILKKLSVNSNLLNQILEKELESLPKVSGGEIMVSREAGKSLTEAGIIAKKMEDEFVSIEHLLLAILKSKSKISQILKDQGVTEKDLKAAIEELRKGGKVTSQSAEETYNSLEKYARNLNQMADSGKLDPVIGRDEEIRRILQILSRRTKNNPMLVGEPGVGKTAIAEGLAHRIIQGDIPENLKDKIIYSLDMGALIAGAKYKGEFEERLKAVIKEVTSSDGNIVLFIDEIHTLVGAGGGQGAMDAANILKPALARGELRAIGATTLDEYQKYFEKDKALERRFQKVVVNEPETESAISILRGIKEKYEAHHKVRIKDEAVIAAVELSQRYITNRFLPDKAIDLIDEAASKLRMEINSKPEELDVLDRKIMQLEIEIEAIKREDDKAKLKLLNVDLANYKEKRNGVFAKWESEKSVVDAIQKAKQDIEDHKLEAERAERSGDYGKVAELRYGKIKEAQENLDVLQNELLEQQKGDTLIKEEVTNEDIAEVVAKWTGIPLTKMLQSEREKLLKLEEVLHKRVVGQEEAIQAVSDAIRRSRAGLQDTKKPIGSFLFLGTTGVGKTELAKTLAAYLFDDENAMTRIDMSEYQERHSVSRLVGAPPGYVGYDEGGQLTEAVRRRPYSVVLLDEIEKAHPDTFNILLQVLDEGRLTDNKGRVADFKNTIIIMTSNMGSHIIQEKFENNKDIHSASETARIEVLGLLRKTIRPEFLNRIDDIIMFTPLSKSDITQIVVLQIEQLKKMLSKQHITIDATNEAITHLANKGYDPQYGARPIKRVIQKEVLNSLSKELLSGSIKTDSIVLIDSFDDQLVFRNQSELVN
- a CDS encoding type IX secretion system membrane protein PorP/SprF, with the translated sequence MPKAKLSILFFLIACAMNSQEVGLPLDLRQHNLTSSNSVLFNPAFSSNYESSQSIGLWTRWQWQMIDGDPTTLFLNYTGRLDDSSSMGVGFYQHNTGVYLNTGGVVNYSRTYDFADNVQISLGINVFAYLNQLADDRFQIDPQIQLPLQSNTEDFIVQIAPGILFRYDKLSLGLVSENLIGYNITTKENSPFSADKIILGTVGYVFPLSVGELENSAFISPVIYFKAIPGFSKQIGLNTSLITNRFWAQAGYNSFYGISIGGGGKFFNRFSLGVLAEFGTESGLKEKDPTFELVTSFDFGRIKPRKKIKSFEEPKEESLEEIAENEKIKDELSKAETLALKKEKQQQAKELKRKTRDSLALVKKEADLAADLKKEQNRKADSISRSKQKEALALQRITKQKRLDSITAANKAKSIAEVNKQKEQVRQDSIKKAKEADALADAQQKEIQRKVDSINAIKVAAEAAAKEKARLAEIAQKTEEDKPQAGEKYEEVVGEDGLTPGYYLIANVFGTKRYFDAFMADLNKKGLQPKSFFRSRNKYNYVYLERYDTMGEARKARDGKFNGRYAEKTWIYRVVAK
- a CDS encoding DUF6503 family protein, translating into MKKILMIVLFVGFISCKEKQHSQLNAQQIVDKSIEISGGELYGASNVSFDFRDRNYVMERVDGKKVLKRIRKNDTLDLIDIKTNNRFERYVDGKLTQLPDSLSNSYGNSVNSVHYFAYLPYGLNDPAVKKEYLGEIVIKDKEYYKIKVTFSQENGGDDFDDVYIYWFNVKTLKPDYLAYEFHVNDGGLRFREAYNERIVSGIRFVDYKNLKPKLKNQSIYKIDSLFIKGELELLSRIELKNIIISPSSYN
- the fahA gene encoding fumarylacetoacetase, with translation MSITANNPSLKTWVPTHENTDFPIQNIPFGVFLTRDDIITIGTRIGDTAIDLGAMHQLGYFEGIPLTDDIFLQDTLNDFISDGKKTWRLVRNRISSIFNIENKTLQNNQDHRNTVLFDIDEIEMQLPVQIGDYTDFYSSREHATNVGTMFRDPENALMPNWLHIPVGYHGRSSTIIPSGVPVHRPTGQTMPKGATEPVFGPSRLVDFELEMAFITTDANKMGESISVNEAENHIFGMVLFNDWSARDIQKWEYVPLGPFLAKSFASSISPWIITLDALEPYRAKSPSQNPEPLPYLTQSGDHSFDIQLELDIVTDKGVSTTVSKSNFKYMYWTMAQQLAHHTVNGCKVNSGDMMGSGTISGPTPDSYGSMLELAWQGTKPVELNDGSERKFIHDNDTVVIRGFCEKNGQKLGFGEVSTKLLPAFESNSNK